The genomic segment CCGCTAATATAACAACAAAAATGTTATTTAAATAACATCACACAAAATCATTAAAATCAATAATATTGATATTTTCATATTGAGATAAATGTCACAGTAAAAACATTTATGAATAATTAATGTTACTCCGCAAACAATAGACCATATTAATACTGATATCTCAATTTTCAATCGCCTTGAAAATGTGTCTCAGTGCTTATTCTATCCGCTGTATTGGCTATCGTGAATTACGGAGTTTTCTGTGAAATATCTTATTGGAATAGCAGGTATTATTGTTATTTTAGCGCTGGCACTCTTAGCCAGTAATAATCGAAAGAAAGTCAGATACCCTTATATTTTTATTATGCTTGGCCTGCAATGCTTATTGGCCTTTTTACTGCTGAATACGACCGGTGGCAGTACGCTTATTGGGGGAATTGCCAGCGTTTTTGATAAGTTATTAAAATACGCGGCAGAAGGGGCGAATTTCGTTTTTGGCGGTTTGCTAAACGAAAATAAGTTTTCTTTTTTTATCATGGTATTAATGCCTATAGTTTTTATTTCAGCACTGATTGGAATAATGCAATATATCCATCTGCCGAGCCGGTTCATTATTATTCTCAGTACGTTATTAAGAAAGATTGGATTAATTAACAACAATGAGTCGGCCTCTTTTTTAGGTCAGTCATTTTTGACCATGATTATTAAAGGTATCGGTATTTTATTAAGTAAAGTGAACGGCATGGGCAAGCTGGAATCTTATAATGCTGTCGCGTCTGCCATTCTTGGTCAGTCTGAAGTTTTTATTTCCGTGAAAAAATCACTGGGCTTTCTTCCTCAGCATCGTCTTTACACCCTTTGTACTTCGGCCATGTCGACGATTTCCATGTCCATCGTGGGTGCTTATATGACGCTGTTAGATCCGGTGTATGTGGTTACCGCTATTGTCTTAAACCTGTTTGGTGGATTTATTATTGCTTC from the Limnobaculum zhutongyuii genome contains:
- a CDS encoding NupC/NupG family nucleoside CNT transporter, with protein sequence MKYLIGIAGIIVILALALLASNNRKKVRYPYIFIMLGLQCLLAFLLLNTTGGSTLIGGIASVFDKLLKYAAEGANFVFGGLLNENKFSFFIMVLMPIVFISALIGIMQYIHLPSRFIIILSTLLRKIGLINNNESASFLGQSFLTMIIKGIGILLSKVNGMGKLESYNAVASAILGQSEVFISVKKSLGFLPQHRLYTLCTSAMSTISMSIVGAYMTLLDPVYVVTAIVLNLFGGFIIASMINPYRVDPEEDVLEVVAEEKQSFFEMLGEYILDGFKVAIIVGAMLIGFIAIIAMINAIFSYLFGISFQDFLGYVFSPLAFLVGIPWDEAISAGSLMGTKLVSNEFVAMDQLKQGLDNGTFLFSEHTKAIISVFLVSFANFSSIGIISGAIKALNPQQGNVASRFGLKLLYGATLVSFLSAAVVGLIHH